In the Lebetimonas natsushimae genome, one interval contains:
- a CDS encoding zinc-dependent peptidase: MDKFALFLAFLWFLFFIFLFIQLVEYIKYKNWLKEIEKKPPPKKILDILNNIKYYTLLPKNLKKVMNFKIQIFLNEKKFIGIKINITDEIKINIAFYACLLTLYAKYFCYPNVEYIFVYPSTIVKKEIEKYFANQEILIEGEATYDTVLIAWNDAKKEIKSCRGNVIVHEFAHEIDYSDGNIDGLPPLDSEKSKEFAKIMFREYEKFKEKTIKGRFLGKYHLINKYATTNKAEFFAVMSEYFFIRPALLKKHFPDIYKELKTFYKIDTYKILGENNVC; the protein is encoded by the coding sequence ATGGATAAATTTGCTTTATTTTTAGCCTTTTTATGGTTCTTATTTTTTATTTTTTTATTCATTCAACTAGTAGAATATATTAAATATAAAAATTGGTTAAAAGAAATAGAAAAAAAGCCTCCCCCAAAAAAAATTCTAGATATTTTAAACAATATTAAATATTACACCCTTTTACCTAAAAATCTTAAAAAAGTTATGAATTTTAAAATTCAAATATTTTTAAATGAAAAAAAATTTATTGGGATAAAAATAAACATTACTGATGAAATAAAAATAAATATTGCATTTTATGCATGCCTTTTAACACTGTATGCTAAATATTTCTGTTATCCAAATGTAGAATATATTTTTGTATATCCGAGTACAATTGTAAAAAAAGAAATAGAAAAATATTTTGCCAACCAGGAAATATTAATTGAAGGAGAAGCAACTTATGACACTGTCTTAATTGCCTGGAATGATGCAAAAAAAGAAATAAAGTCTTGTAGAGGAAATGTGATAGTTCATGAATTTGCACATGAAATTGATTATTCAGATGGTAATATAGATGGTTTACCTCCTCTTGATAGTGAAAAATCAAAAGAATTTGCAAAAATAATGTTCAGAGAATACGAAAAATTTAAAGAAAAGACAATTAAAGGCAGATTTTTAGGAAAATATCACCTGATAAACAAATATGCAACAACAAACAAAGCAGAATTTTTTGCCGTTATGAGTGAATATTTTTTTATAAGACCTGCACTTCTAAAAAAACATTTTCCTGATATTTATAAAGAATTAAAAACTTTTTATAAAATAGATACTTATAAAATTTTAGGGGAAAATAATGTATGTTAA
- the crcB gene encoding fluoride efflux transporter CrcB — translation MKFDTMLAIGIGGFIGAILRAYTAGLVNNAFKHDIPFGTLSVNLIGSFLLGIFIGLIQYGIIQNAHIKSLLTTGMMGAFTTFSTFAVESFFLIKNGLIFESLSYILLNVIGSILLAAAGFKGIEAIFK, via the coding sequence ATGAAATTTGACACAATGCTTGCTATTGGTATCGGTGGTTTTATAGGTGCAATACTCAGAGCTTACACAGCTGGTCTTGTAAATAATGCTTTTAAACATGACATCCCTTTTGGAACACTGAGCGTCAATCTTATAGGAAGTTTTTTGCTTGGAATTTTTATTGGTCTTATCCAATACGGTATAATTCAAAACGCTCATATAAAATCACTTCTTACAACTGGAATGATGGGAGCTTTTACGACCTTTTCAACATTTGCGGTTGAGAGTTTTTTCCTTATAAAAAATGGACTCATTTTTGAATCACTTTCATATATATTACTTAATGTCATAGGAAGTATTTTACTTGCGGCTGCAGGTTTCAAAGGAATAGAGGCTATCTTTAAATAA
- a CDS encoding lysophospholipid acyltransferase family protein, with protein sequence MKILNSLVSYFKLLKGAICIFITGALCGIDPKNELKYRKKCSHILTDMIAKEIIIEGEIDKNANIFLGNHTNNLDIALLESVIDEKIIWIAKAELGKIPVVKYMVTKTDMILVDRTNKASTIKMIREIKERIKRNLKIAAFPEGTRNKKDPTKLLPFKKGLKGVVEKLNLKVQPFVIINLPFAFKNKPFRIEKQTIKVIFLPSFYPKDNPNWYEDMRKKMQEILDKEYNNTKG encoded by the coding sequence ATGAAAATCTTGAATAGTTTAGTTTCTTATTTTAAATTATTAAAGGGGGCTATTTGCATTTTTATAACAGGTGCATTATGCGGAATAGACCCGAAAAATGAATTAAAATACAGAAAAAAATGCTCGCATATTCTAACAGATATGATCGCAAAAGAAATAATCATAGAAGGTGAAATAGATAAAAATGCAAATATATTTTTAGGCAATCATACAAATAACCTTGATATTGCATTACTTGAATCTGTTATAGATGAAAAAATTATTTGGATTGCAAAAGCAGAACTTGGTAAAATTCCGGTTGTAAAATATATGGTTACAAAAACAGATATGATTTTAGTAGACAGGACAAATAAAGCTTCTACTATCAAAATGATAAGGGAAATAAAAGAGAGGATAAAAAGAAATTTAAAAATTGCCGCTTTTCCTGAAGGTACAAGAAATAAAAAAGACCCGACAAAACTGTTACCTTTTAAAAAAGGATTAAAAGGCGTAGTTGAAAAATTAAATTTAAAAGTTCAGCCGTTTGTTATAATAAATTTACCTTTTGCATTTAAAAACAAACCTTTTAGAATAGAAAAACAAACCATAAAAGTAATATTTTTACCGTCTTTTTATCCAAAAGACAATCCAAACTGGTATGAAGATATGAGAAAAAAAATGCAGGAAATTTTAGATAAAGAATATAATAATACAAAAGGATAA
- a CDS encoding peptidoglycan DD-metalloendopeptidase family protein, whose product MKKFFILLFIPFILFAYKVDIQKWKSYKTFYNFLKQNNLPLSIYYNLPINLKRYVRFIPQNETIFLLKENNDFKEALIPINSEKQLQIIKTDNKYNTKIIPIIYNEERKEVQVTIDNYLSYDLYKATHLSILTNKIIDIFNDRVNFRTLPKGTTITVVYNAKKRFSEIKDVKILYAQIKNNFYTINAFLNPYDGRYYDEKGKSLKGMFLKAPLRYKRISSKFGMRFHPILHKWRMHDGVDFVNKIGTPIHAVADGKIIYKGWIRGYGRSVKIRHKNGYITLYAHLHGWPRGIYVGKWVKQGTVIGYLGNSGLSTGPHLHFGVMHNGKWINPLKLKHNVKITLYGKQRKKFLAYINKFSKENNIALK is encoded by the coding sequence GTGAAAAAATTTTTTATTCTTTTATTCATTCCTTTTATACTTTTTGCTTATAAAGTGGATATACAAAAATGGAAAAGTTATAAAACCTTTTATAATTTCTTAAAACAAAACAATCTTCCGCTGTCAATATATTATAATCTACCTATAAATCTGAAAAGATACGTAAGATTTATTCCACAAAATGAAACAATTTTCTTATTAAAAGAAAACAACGATTTTAAAGAAGCCCTTATTCCTATAAACAGTGAAAAACAGCTTCAGATAATAAAAACAGACAATAAATATAATACAAAAATTATTCCTATAATTTATAATGAAGAAAGAAAAGAAGTTCAGGTTACAATAGATAACTATTTAAGTTATGATTTATACAAAGCAACTCATCTTAGTATTTTAACCAATAAAATAATTGATATTTTTAATGACAGAGTTAATTTCAGAACTCTTCCTAAAGGTACAACCATTACAGTTGTATATAATGCCAAAAAAAGATTTTCAGAAATTAAAGATGTAAAAATATTATATGCCCAGATAAAAAATAATTTTTATACAATTAATGCTTTTTTAAATCCTTATGACGGAAGATATTATGATGAAAAAGGAAAAAGTCTAAAAGGAATGTTTTTAAAAGCACCTCTGAGATATAAAAGGATTTCATCAAAATTTGGAATGAGGTTTCATCCTATTTTACACAAATGGAGAATGCATGACGGAGTAGATTTTGTAAACAAAATAGGAACCCCGATTCATGCAGTGGCTGATGGAAAAATAATATATAAAGGCTGGATCAGAGGATATGGAAGAAGTGTTAAAATAAGACACAAAAACGGTTATATTACATTATATGCACATCTTCACGGATGGCCAAGAGGAATTTATGTGGGTAAATGGGTAAAACAAGGAACAGTTATAGGATATCTTGGCAATAGTGGACTTTCAACCGGACCGCATCTTCATTTTGGAGTTATGCATAACGGAAAATGGATAAACCCTTTAAAATTAAAACATAACGTTAAAATCACTCTTTATGGTAAGCAAAGAAAAAAATTTTTAGCATATATCAATAAATTTTCCAAAGAAAACAACATCGCTTTAAAATGA